Proteins encoded within one genomic window of Rhododendron vialii isolate Sample 1 chromosome 1a, ASM3025357v1:
- the LOC131301634 gene encoding uncharacterized protein LOC131301634 has product MELAASSSSSSSAASEALIQTLISRGWCFGDVEQVKAIIVVQSALHGGSCTADFVESELVNMDLRSLGGKSLPDGSLLLKSSYLQGPKVLQLSSVRDISRSSTADTSAGSNNRRLLRFFLTDGHSQITAIEYSHIPSIADDVVPGTKVRLGNKAPVHSGIVCLNPKVITVLGGVVPTLYEEWQMNKKYSGFDRSLIKASKEGDTGGPPPFEKLQIEAVWHQRPQGRSSQYSGSTSSSFGPTVPAGDENSKSTKTNGLHNSDSKADGVDNSAKLASNTERSEEKPSSSEARPKEVAEAVPVQNQAAAQKLLQKLNQPNWDDRRSRGGKHRGKGRGRQEELPVFTLEEWERRKAGGNLSVRDELAGVSQDEALAWQLQNQFDMEDHQVSAEIQRAPHNSDAENIRMRMFSFERDNAGSHDGTGFRGRGRGRGRGRTRGGGRGRGRF; this is encoded by the exons ATGGAGCTCGCTGCttcttcgtcgtcgtcttcttcGGCAGCTTCAGAAGCTCTCATACAAACCCTAATTAGTAGAGGCTGGTGTTTTGGGGATGTCGAGCAGGTTAAAGCCATCATCGTCGTTCAATCCGCCTTGCACGGCGGCTCCTGCACCGCTGATTTTGTCGAATCGGAGCTCGTTAACATGGACTTGCGATCCCTCGGTGGGAAATCGCTGCCCGATGGTTCTCTCCTCCTCAAGTCTTCGTATCTTCAAGGCCCCAAAGTCCTTCAG CTCTCCTCGGTAAGGGACATATCTCGAAGCAGTACTGCTGATACTTCGGCAGGTTCAAATAATCGGCGTCTGTTGAGATTTTTTCTTACAGATGGGCACTCTCAGATAACTGCTATAGAGTACTCTCATATACCATCAATTGCTGACGATGTCGTTCCCGGCACTAAG GTTCGATTGGGAAATAAGGCTCCAGTACACAGTGGTATTGTGTGTTTGAATCCTAAAGTGATAACTGTATTAGGCGGTGTGGTTCCGACCCTATATGAAGAATGGCAGATGAACAAAAAATACTCAGGTTTCGACCGCTCATTGATAAAGGCATCGAAGGAAGGTGACACAGGTGGTCCTCCACCATTTGAGAAGTTGCAAATTGAAGCAGTCTGGCATCAAAGGCCTCAAGGCCGATCTTCTC AGTATTCAGGCTCAACCTCTTCTAGCTTTGGCCCAACTGTTCCGGCAGGagatgaaaattcaaaatctacAAAGACCAATGGACTCCACAACTCTGATTCGAAAGCAGATGGCGTGGATAACAGTGCAAAATTGGCTTCTAATACTGAAAGATCTGAAGAAAAACCAAGTAGCTCTGAAGCAAGACCAAAAGAAG TGGCTGAAGCTGTCCCCGTACAAAATCAAGCGGCTGCACAAAAACTCCTTCAGAAACTGAATCAGCCAAACTGGGATGATCGTCGTTCTAGAGGTGGAAAACATAGAGGGAAGGGGAGAGGGAGACAGGAGGAATTACCAGTTTTCACTTTAGAGGAGTGGGAAAGGAGAAAAGCCGGGGGAAATCTTTCTGTCAGAGATGAGCTTGCGGGTGTTAGCCAAGATGAGGCCCTTGCATGGCAGCTTCAAAACCAATTTGATATGGAAGACCACCAAGTTAGTGCTGAA ATACAAAGGGCTCCTCACAACTCGGATGCAGAGAACATAAGAATGAGAATGTTCAGTTTTGAAAGAGATAATGCCGGGTCACACGATGGGACGGGTTtcagaggaagaggaagaggaaggggaagaggaaggaccagaggaggagggagaggcAGAGGGAGATTTTAG
- the LOC131301681 gene encoding protein PGR, whose amino-acid sequence MDTNFFQPAIAALVSTAIAVRSYRRKSLNLSGAFLGFIVMTIHIAVNYRFGAMMLAFFFTSSMLTKVGQEKKRSVDAEFKEGGQRNWIQVLSNSGIAAVLVLTVWKLMGSLDKCLDSKESRLVTALIGGMIGHYSCCNGDTWSSELGVLSDVQPRLITTLKPVRKGTNGGVTKAGLLAATAAGSIIGLTFVIFGFFTTRCTFDVALKQLLVIPLSALAGLGGSLIDSLLGATLQFSGFCSVRNKVVGKPGPTVKKISGLSILDNNAVNFVAILLTTMLTSIACLYIF is encoded by the exons ATGGACACAAATTTCTTCCAACCCGCAATTGCGGCACTGGTTTCCACCGCAATCGCCGTAAGATCTTACAGAAGGAAGTCTCTCAACCTCTCAGGCGCATTTCTAGGGTTTATCGTCATGACCATCCATATCGCCGTCAATTACAG ATTTGGAGCGATGATGCTAGCTTTCTTCTTTACGTCATCGATGCTGACGAAGGTCGGACAGGAGAAGAAACGGAGCGTCGATGCCGAGTTCAAAGAAGGAGGTCAACGCAATTG GATACAAGTTCTCTCCAATAGTGGCATTGCTGCCGTTTTGGTCCTCACCGTTTGGAAGCTGATGGGATCACTGGACAAATGTTTGGACTCAAAAGAATCACGTCTTGTAACAGCTCTAATTGGTGGTATGATTGGTCACTATTCCTGCTGCAATGGAGATACTTGGTCATCGGAGCTTGGGGTACTCAGTGATGTACAGCCGAGACTAATTACGACCTTAAAG CCAGTTCGCAAGGGTACAAATGGTGGTGTGACAAAAGCAGGGCTCCTAGCAGCTACTGCAGCTGGCTCCATTATTGGACTCACGTTTGTTATCTTTGGATTTTTCACGACAAGATGTACATTTGACGTGGCTCTGAAGCAGCTACTGGTAATACCTCTTTCTGCTCTGGCAGGACTTGGTGGAAGCCTCATAGACTCTCTCTTGGGAGCAACACTTCAGTTTAGTGGATTTTGCAGTGTCCGTAACAAG GTTGTTGGTAAACCAGGCCCGACAGTAAAGAAAATTTCCGGCCTTAGCATTCTGGACAACAATGCTGTTAACTTTGTGGCGATTCTGCTGACCACGATGTTGACATCTATTGCCTGCTTATATATATTCTGA
- the LOC131301669 gene encoding serine/threonine protein phosphatase 2A 57 kDa regulatory subunit B' kappa isoform-like isoform X1, translating to MTPDFKSIATMLKQILGKLPKKSSKSDAPDSDGGNSGNNTIHLGTFTNSCNVVSTRLNVVKRMSSVIFPSNNTAGAEMVEPHVSFNDAPNTEKQNLFVSKLNLCCSVHDFSNFDKNCEEKDLKRQALVELVDFVSSGSAKFTEPAIASTCKMCATNLFRDFPSKCRSYSSRGETEDDEPMFDPAWSHLQLVYDLLFRFISYSSLDVKVAKRYLDDAFILKLLNLFDSEDPRERDCLKTILHRVYGKFMVHRPFIRKAVSNIIYRFVFETERHNGIAELLEIFGSVITGFAVPLKEEHKMFLWRALIPLHKPKSVGAYHQQLTYCVMQFVDKEPRLASTVVNGLLKYWPVTSSQKELMFLSELEELLEKINMAEFEKIMVPLFRRVACCLNSSHFQVAERAHFLWNNDEILNFIMHNRQVILPLVFPALHRNTQNHWNQAVLNLTQNVRKMFCEIDEELVLACQSKFEEENSKSIIVAERRRLTWERLETAAAFQPVACVVAC from the exons CATTGCTACAATGCTCAAGCAAATTCTGGGAAAACTCCCAAAGAAGTCATCAAAATCCGATGCACCAGATTCGGATGGGGGCAATTCTGGGAACAATACAATCCACTTGGGCACATTTACCAATAGTTGCAATGTTGTTTCAACGCGATTGAATGTTGTTAAACGAATGTCTTCAGTAATTTTCCCATCGAACAACACTGCTGGAGCGGAAATGGTGGAGCCCCACGTTTCATTCAACGACGCTCCCAACACGGAGAAGCAGAACCTTTTTGTTAGCAAGTTAAACCTGTGTTGTTCAGTTCATGACTTCAGCAACTTTGATAAAAACTGTGAGGAAAAAGATCTTAAGCGTCAAGCGCTGGTAGAACTGGTTGATTTTGTTTCCTCTGGATCTGCAAAATTTACTGAACCGGCAATAGCTTCAACATGTAAAATGTGTGCAACAAATCTGTTTAGGGATTTTCCATCAAAATGCCGGTCTTATTCAAGTCGTGGTGAAACCGAAGATGATGAACCAATGTTTGATCCGGCTTGGTCGCATTTACAACTTGTTTACGACCTACTATTTCGATTCATAAGCTATAGTTCCCTTGATGTAAAAGTAGCAAAAAGATATTTAGACGATGCTTTTATTCTAAAATTACTTAACCTGTTTGACTCAGAGGACCCAAGAGAAAGAGATTGTTTGAAAACAATTCTTCATCGGGTTTATGGGAAGTTCATGGTTCACAGACCTTTCATTCGAAAGGCTGTGAGCAATATTATTTACCGTTTCGTTTTTGAAACGGAGCGTCACAATGGCATTGCAGAGTTGTTGGAGATTTTTGGGAGTGTAATTACAGGGTTTGCTGTACCATTGAAGGAGGAGCACAAGATGTTCCTATGGAGGGCTCTGATTCCTCTGCACAAACCGAAATCTGTGGGTGCTTATCATCAGCAATTGACATACTGTGTCATGCAGTTTGTGGATAAGGAGCCAAGGTTGGCTAGTACAGTGGTCAATGGATTGTTGAAATACTGGCCAGTGACAAGTAGCCAGAAAGAGTTGATGTTCTTAAGTGAGTTGGAAGAGCTTTTGGAGAAAATCAACATGGCGGAGTTTGAAAAGATCATGGTCCCATTGTTCCGCCGTGTGGCATGCTGCCTCAATAGCTCCCATTTCCAG GTGGCTGAAAGAGCGCACTTCTTGTGGAACAACGACGAAATCCTCAATTTCATCATGCACAACCGGcaagtgattttgccacttgtCTTCCCAGCTCTACATCGCAACACCCAAAACCACTGGAACCAAGCGGTGCTCAACCTCACACAAAATGTGAGGAAAATGTTTTGCGAGATAGATGAAGAGCTCGTGCTGGCCTGTCAAAGCAAGTTTGAGGAGGAAAATTCTAAGTCGATCATTGTGGCCGAGAGGCGGCGATTGACATGGGAGCGTTTGGAAACTGCCGCTGCTTTTCAACCTGTTGCTTGTGTTGTTGCATGTTAA
- the LOC131301669 gene encoding serine/threonine protein phosphatase 2A 57 kDa regulatory subunit B' kappa isoform-like isoform X2, giving the protein MLKQILGKLPKKSSKSDAPDSDGGNSGNNTIHLGTFTNSCNVVSTRLNVVKRMSSVIFPSNNTAGAEMVEPHVSFNDAPNTEKQNLFVSKLNLCCSVHDFSNFDKNCEEKDLKRQALVELVDFVSSGSAKFTEPAIASTCKMCATNLFRDFPSKCRSYSSRGETEDDEPMFDPAWSHLQLVYDLLFRFISYSSLDVKVAKRYLDDAFILKLLNLFDSEDPRERDCLKTILHRVYGKFMVHRPFIRKAVSNIIYRFVFETERHNGIAELLEIFGSVITGFAVPLKEEHKMFLWRALIPLHKPKSVGAYHQQLTYCVMQFVDKEPRLASTVVNGLLKYWPVTSSQKELMFLSELEELLEKINMAEFEKIMVPLFRRVACCLNSSHFQVAERAHFLWNNDEILNFIMHNRQVILPLVFPALHRNTQNHWNQAVLNLTQNVRKMFCEIDEELVLACQSKFEEENSKSIIVAERRRLTWERLETAAAFQPVACVVAC; this is encoded by the exons ATGCTCAAGCAAATTCTGGGAAAACTCCCAAAGAAGTCATCAAAATCCGATGCACCAGATTCGGATGGGGGCAATTCTGGGAACAATACAATCCACTTGGGCACATTTACCAATAGTTGCAATGTTGTTTCAACGCGATTGAATGTTGTTAAACGAATGTCTTCAGTAATTTTCCCATCGAACAACACTGCTGGAGCGGAAATGGTGGAGCCCCACGTTTCATTCAACGACGCTCCCAACACGGAGAAGCAGAACCTTTTTGTTAGCAAGTTAAACCTGTGTTGTTCAGTTCATGACTTCAGCAACTTTGATAAAAACTGTGAGGAAAAAGATCTTAAGCGTCAAGCGCTGGTAGAACTGGTTGATTTTGTTTCCTCTGGATCTGCAAAATTTACTGAACCGGCAATAGCTTCAACATGTAAAATGTGTGCAACAAATCTGTTTAGGGATTTTCCATCAAAATGCCGGTCTTATTCAAGTCGTGGTGAAACCGAAGATGATGAACCAATGTTTGATCCGGCTTGGTCGCATTTACAACTTGTTTACGACCTACTATTTCGATTCATAAGCTATAGTTCCCTTGATGTAAAAGTAGCAAAAAGATATTTAGACGATGCTTTTATTCTAAAATTACTTAACCTGTTTGACTCAGAGGACCCAAGAGAAAGAGATTGTTTGAAAACAATTCTTCATCGGGTTTATGGGAAGTTCATGGTTCACAGACCTTTCATTCGAAAGGCTGTGAGCAATATTATTTACCGTTTCGTTTTTGAAACGGAGCGTCACAATGGCATTGCAGAGTTGTTGGAGATTTTTGGGAGTGTAATTACAGGGTTTGCTGTACCATTGAAGGAGGAGCACAAGATGTTCCTATGGAGGGCTCTGATTCCTCTGCACAAACCGAAATCTGTGGGTGCTTATCATCAGCAATTGACATACTGTGTCATGCAGTTTGTGGATAAGGAGCCAAGGTTGGCTAGTACAGTGGTCAATGGATTGTTGAAATACTGGCCAGTGACAAGTAGCCAGAAAGAGTTGATGTTCTTAAGTGAGTTGGAAGAGCTTTTGGAGAAAATCAACATGGCGGAGTTTGAAAAGATCATGGTCCCATTGTTCCGCCGTGTGGCATGCTGCCTCAATAGCTCCCATTTCCAG GTGGCTGAAAGAGCGCACTTCTTGTGGAACAACGACGAAATCCTCAATTTCATCATGCACAACCGGcaagtgattttgccacttgtCTTCCCAGCTCTACATCGCAACACCCAAAACCACTGGAACCAAGCGGTGCTCAACCTCACACAAAATGTGAGGAAAATGTTTTGCGAGATAGATGAAGAGCTCGTGCTGGCCTGTCAAAGCAAGTTTGAGGAGGAAAATTCTAAGTCGATCATTGTGGCCGAGAGGCGGCGATTGACATGGGAGCGTTTGGAAACTGCCGCTGCTTTTCAACCTGTTGCTTGTGTTGTTGCATGTTAA